A genomic stretch from Camelus dromedarius isolate mCamDro1 chromosome 10, mCamDro1.pat, whole genome shotgun sequence includes:
- the DMRTA1 gene encoding doublesex- and mab-3-related transcription factor A1, with protein sequence MEQSQCCSRDQSVSGRPHLAPGLVAVAPPSLSSALPVSPGIPVPPTFLRPPSLFLRTAATAGSGGCPPAASLERGVGAVGCGYPRTPKCARCRNHGVVSALKGHKRFCRWRDCACAKCTLIAERQRVMAAQVALRRQQAQEESEARGLQRLLYSGPSGPGGRTPGGGSRTENPQTATGPAAVTALGLDALRHASGLATPAFESFQPDYTEEKQVQKESKCDSCQSGQEEPVSKSYHLTLESSPKSNDVIGKQNVRSCLSENSNKDDQPPHPGEHSGGEESPRSLSSSDLESGNESEWTKDFTATRASLPTVSSRSRDPLDILTKIFPSYRRSRLEVILQFCKGDVVQAIEQVLNGKEHKPDTRELASSGELENTAFQRASNFGLAGIGFGTLGNRSAFSPINTTSASYGGDSSLYTLNPRLGISPLRLAYSTPGRGLSGFMSPYLTPGLVPALPFRPALDYAFSEMIRDSSYLPSKDSVTGGRLYSRPNQDSL encoded by the exons ATGGAGCAGTCACAGTGTTGCAGCAGAGACCAAAGTGTTAGCGGCCGACCCCACCTGGCCCCAGGGTTGGTGGCAGTGGCCCCTCCATCCCTGTCTTCGGCGTTACCGGTATCCCCGGGCATACCGGTTCCTCCAACTTTCCTGCGACCGCCCAGCCTCTTTCTGCGGACAGCCGCCACCGCGGGGAGTGGTGGCTGCCCGCCGGCTGCCAGTCTGGAGAGGGGAGTTGGCGCCGTGGGCTGCGGCTACCCACGGACACCCAAGTGCGCTCGTTGTCGGAACCACGGAGTCGTGTCGGCCCTCAAGGGCCACAAGCGCTTCTGCCGCTGGCGGGACTGCGCGTGTGCCAAGTGCACACTGATCGCTGAGCGCCAGCGCGTCATGGCCGCCCAGGTGGCGCTGCGCAGGCAGCAGGCCCAGGAGGAGAGCGAGGCCCGGGGGCTGCAGAGGCTCCTGTACTCCGGACCGTCGGGCCCCGGGGGTCGGACACCCGGAGGAGGCAGCAGAACAGAGAATCCCCAGACCGCGACCGGCCCTGCGGCGGTGACTGCTCTGGGACTGGATGCCTTGAGACATGCCAGTGGTCTGGCGACCCCTGCTTTCGAAAGTTTCCAGCCAGATTATACGGAGGAAAAACAAG tACAAAAGGAGAGTAAATGTGACTCATGCCAGAGTGGACAAGAAGAACCAGTCTCCAAATCCTATCACCTTACCCTGGAATCATCTCCTAAGTCTAATGATGTCATTGGAAAACAAAATGTCAGGTCATGTCTTTCAGAAAACTCAAACAAGGATGATCAGCCTCCTCATCCTGGGGAGCATTCAGGAGGTGAAGAGAGTCCCAGGTCTCTGTCATCCTCTGATCTGGAATCAGGAAATGAAAGTGAGTGGACCAAAGACTTCACCGCTACCAGAGCCAGCCTTCCCACTGTGTCCTCGAGATCAAGAGACCCTCTTGATATCCTTACCAAGATTTTCCCAAGTTACAGACGCAGCCGGCTAGAAGTCATTTTACAGTTCTGCAAAGGGGATGTGGTCCAAGCCATTGAACAGGTCTTAAATGGGAAAGAACACAAACCAGACACCAGGGAGCTAGCAAGCTCAGGAGAATTAGAAAATACAGCTTTTCAGAGAGCTTCAAACTTTGGTTTAGCTGGAATTGGTTTTGGAACTCTAGGAAATAGATCAGCTTTCTCTCCCATTAACACTACTAGTGCTTCTTATGGAGGTGATTCAAGTCTCTACACTTTAAATCCTAGACTAGGTATCAGTCCATTACGGCTGGCATATTCGACCCCAGGAAGGGGGCTATCTGGTTTCATGTCTCCCTACCTAACTCCTGGGTTGGTACCAGCATTGCCTTTTCGGCCAGCTTTGGATTATGCCTTTTCAGAGATGATTAGGGATTCTTCTTACCTTCCCAGCAAAGATTCAGTAACTGGTGGCAGACTGTATTCCAGACCAAATCAGGATAGTCTGTAA